Proteins encoded by one window of Glycine soja cultivar W05 chromosome 15, ASM419377v2, whole genome shotgun sequence:
- the LOC114387184 gene encoding WPP domain-associated protein-like — protein MESSAAMEGGDRIYDNGKEDASVSNHIDILKEMDSFLEDIDEGLIISRMVGDSVIKGMVNAVEEQAAERIAQKELEVVGLKKILDEFRVGSDETKTLWSLVHHREPDEVGMHQFPDSVVGHDRCIMSVDSFQIAVHEQLNQLRKEVNKIRGASSIRRISSGSDLVGLGGILQENMPEKWIYVNKAFESLKDTLDTFCRRMEDMDHLSKASLSEWQQEQDFCSEIERMVISNSIWGLQQQFEQKLLDLYDSESRNCFNQYKEISSLRQELDAIFKTLSVSETGHLLSHGSLENTDEWCHNKRVDHFHVKLSTDPLSPSTMEENGKQEESKINKPENLDSASLKHMSKEDLVTYITKMRRNHESQVQEKTEENFRLRRELLNLKERGSSFPLKKDKEFELLKKKIPDVISKLNEILDGNEKVHQFSENIESLSSLKDRLDFLQLENHQLKDTLSDMKKEFKSLSSQLSASVEKLSQQQLTQKNLLQTIQKLEDDIGDAHTQVSVIQDVYKCFFEDIVSEFRYSTEELHLKNSFMQEIYEVIFKEASHSAQASSGLGIEEAEMESTIMQGQLDINHIIFKETLMNADEALKFESAEKETLKYEMLMLNSVVEEKEKLIQGAADALVLEKQKTESASEQLNSLRAEIVQQHKLIAENSKELNVTKGNLVAALKEIEQYKEQVQELHQNLEQRMNKLKETDEEKKVLCTLTQKQQETLKLIEEKERESRKQMESTINLIYKLLAMVTDFEARVNKDISRNRLSLENMRSEFHWIKNKANVLKTMGLVHKQRLETKSSDLLKAEAEVDLLGDEVDTLLSLLEKIYIALDHYSPILQHYPGIIEILELVRRELTGDSRKHV, from the exons ATGGAGAGCTCTGCTGCTATGGAGGGTGGTGACAGGATTTACGATAATGGTAAAGAGGATGCGAGTGTGAGCAATCACATTGACATACTTAAGGAAATGGACTCCTTTCTGGAGGACATTGATGAGGGGTTGATTATATCTAGGATGGTGGGTGACTCTGTCATTAAGGGCATGGTTAATGCTGTTGAGGAGCAGGCGGCTGAGCGAATCGCTCAGAAAGAATTGGAGGTGGTTGGGCTAAAGAAAATTCTAGACGAGTTTCGTGTGGGTTCGGATGAAACTAAGACATTGTGGTCTTTGGTACATCATCGTGAACCCGATGAAGTTGGTATGCATCAATTTCCAGATAGTGTTGTAGGGCATGATAGATGTATAATGTCTGTAGATAGTTTTCAAATTGCAGTACATGAACAGTTAAATCAGCTCAGGAAGGAAGTAAATAAAATTAGGGGGGCTAGTTCTATCAGAAGAATTAGTTCAGGTTCTGATTTGGTGGGTTTAGGTGGTATTCTGCAGGAGAATATGCCGGAAAAATGGATTTATGTCAATAAAGCTTTTGAAAGCCTTAAAGATACCCTAGACACTTTCTGCAGAAGGATGGAGGATATGGATCATTTATCAAAGGCATCACTTTCTGAATGGCAGCAGGAGCAGGACTTTTGTTCAGAAATTGAACGGATGGTGATCAGCAATTCTATCTGGGGTTTGCAACAGCAGTTTGAACAGAAATTGTTGGACCTCTATGACTCTGAAAGTAGAAATTGTTTTAACCAATATAAAGAGATCTCAAGTTTGCGTCAGGAATTGGATGCAATTTTTAAAACACTATCTGTTTCTGAAACTGGGCACCTTCTTTCTCATGGATCCTTGGAGAATACCGATGAATGGTGTCATAATAAGAGGGTTGACCATTTTCACGTGAAGCTTTCAACAGATCCCTTATCACCCTCAACTATGGAAGAAAATGGCAAACAGGAGGAGTCAAAGATTAACAAGCCTGAGAATTTGGATTCAGCCTCATTAAAGCACATGTCTAAAGAAGATTTGGTTACTTATATTACTAAAATGAGAAGAAACCATGAATCTCAAGTGCAAGAGAAGACTGAAGAGAATTTTCGCCTTAGGCGggaacttttgaatttgaaagaaAGAGGTTCTTCTTTTCCATTGAAGAAGGACAAGGAGTTTGAGctgttgaagaaaaaaatcccAGATGTTAtctcaaaattgaatgaaatCCTTGATGGAAACGAGAAAGTACATCAATTCAGTGAAAACATTGAATCTCTTAGCAGTTTGAAGGATAGATTGGACTTCTTACAATTGGAGAATCATCAACTGAAGGACACACTATCAGATATGAAGAAGGAATTTAAGAGTCTATCTTCCCAGCTTTCTGCTTCTGTGGAAAAATTGTCACAGCAACAACTGACACAGAAAAATTTGTTACAAACCATTCAGAAGCTTGAGGATGACATAGGGGATGCACATACTCAAGTTTCAGTTATTCAAGATGTATATAAATGTTTCTTTGAAGATATTGTGAGTGAGTTTAGATACAGCACCGAAGAATTACATCTGAAGAATAGTTTCATGCAAGAAATATATGAAGTAATATTCAAAGAAGCTTCCCACAGTGCTCAAGCTTCTAGTGGGTTGGGAATTGAGGAAGCTGAAATGGAGTCAACTATTATGCAAGGGCAATTGGATATtaatcatattatatttaaagaaacattgatgaatgcagaTGAAGCATTAAAATTCGAAAGTGCTGAGAAAGAGACACTAAAATATGAAATGCTTATGTTGAATTCAGTAGtggaggaaaaggaaaagttaaTCCAAGGAGCAGCAGATGCTTTGGTTCTAGAGAAACAAAAAACGGAGTCTGCCTCTGAACAGCTTAACAGTTTAAGAGCTGAGATAGTTCAGCAACATAAATTAATTGCAGAGAACAGTAAAGAATTGAATGTCACCAAGGGTAACCTGGTGGCAGCTTTGAAGGAAATTGAACAATACAAGGAGCAAGTGCAAGAGCTACATCAAAATCTTGAACAAAGAATGAACAAGCTTAAAGAAactgatgaagaaaaaaaagtgcttTGTACGCTTACACAAAAGCAACAAGAAACACTAAAACTGATtgaggaaaaagaaagggaaagCAGGAAGCAAATGGAATCAACCATTAATCTCATCTATAAATTGTTGGCAATGGTTACTGATTTTGAAGCTAGAGtaaataaagatatttcaaGAAATCGTTTGAG TCTTGAAAACATGAGATCTGAGTTCCATTGGATCAAGAACAAAGCCAATGTACTTAAAACCATGGGTTTGGTGCACAAGCAAAGGCTAGAAACAAAATCTTCTGATCTCTTGAAGGCTGAAGCAGAG GTTGATCTTTTGGGGGATGAGGTAGATACTCTTCTTAGCCTCCTTGAAAAAATATACATTGCACTTGATCATTATTCACCTATACTGCAGCATTACCCTGGG ATTATTGAGATTCTGGAGCTTGTAAGAAGAGAACTGACTGGAGATTCTAGAAAACATGTTTAG
- the LOC114387185 gene encoding probable receptor-like protein kinase At1g30570 gives MGSGLGEGLFVVLILVMLSVTASTINAQPKSILLNCGSDSSVNVDGRRWVGDMATDNNVTLSSPSVLVSTSTSSDSPIYDPLYKTARIFNAPLNYTIKDVQGNYFVRFHFCPFETDDYNVNESSFGVVVNGLKLLSEFDVPGKISHKNMNLLNSGRNASSFFLVKEYILAVNGDMLLIEFVPTRSSFGFINAIEIVPVVGELFAGSVSRVGGSGGNLNLPGQGMETMYRLNVGGPEIQSNQDHDLWRTWEVDSGYMITENAGSGIKNSSNITYASMNDTWVAPLLVYETARAMSNTEVLDKRFNMSWKFEVDPGFDYLVRLHFCELVYDKANERIFRIYINNRTAADNVDVFVRAGGMNKAYHQDYFDPVSSRIDTVWVQLGPDTAAGAAGTDALLNGLEVFKLSRNGNLAYVERFDISGNSGSKSKAIAAWVGVGAGVASVAIVALIVGLVFCFCKSRRKQSSDTKNNPQGWRPLFLYGGAAVNSTVGAKGSAGTQKPYGSVGSTRVGKKFTLAEINAATNNFDESLVIGVGGFGKVYKGEVEDGVPAAIKRANPQSEQGLAEFETEIEMLSKFRHRHLVSLIGFCEEKNEMILVYEYMLNGTLRSHLFGSDLPPLSWKQRLEVCIGAARGLHYLHTGADRGIIHRDVKTTNILLDENFVAKMADFGLSKDGPAFEHTHVSTAVKGSFGYLDPEYFRRQQLTEKSDVYSFGVVLFEVVCARAVINPTLPKDQINLAEWAMRWQRQRSLETIIDPHLRGNYCPESLAKYGEIAEKCLADDGKSRPTMGEVLWHLEYVLQLHEAWLNMDTTETSFSSSNALRCPKDGGLEMVHEPSNQDGEVGFDHKNTAESD, from the coding sequence ATGGGGAGTGGCCTTGGGGAGGGACTCTTTGTTGTGCTGATTCTGGTGATGTTGTCTGTGACAGCGAGCACTATAAATGCTCAACCAAAGTCTATTCTCTTGAATTGTGGTTCAGATTCTTCTGTGAATGTGGATGGTAGGAGATGGGTGGGGGACATGGCCACTGATAACAATGTCACCCTAAGTTCCCCTAGTGTTCTTGTTTCCACTTCTACATCAAGTGACAGTCCAATATATGACCCTCTCTATAAAACTGCCAGAATTTTCAATGCTCCTTTGAATTACACAATCAAAGATGTTCAGGGGAACTACTTTGTTAGGTTCCATTTCTGCCCCTTCGAGACTGATGACTACAATGTGAATGAGTCCTCATTTGGTGTTGTGGTCAATGGACTGAAACTGTTGTCAGAGTTTGATGTTCCTGGTAAGATATCTCACAAGAATATGAACTTGCTGAATTCTGGAAGGAATGCTAGTTCATTCTTCTTGGTCAAAGAATATATTCTGGCTGTGAATGGGGATATGCTTTTGATTGAGTTTGTTCCAACCAGAAGCTCCTTTGGCTTCATCAATGCCATTGAGATTGTACCAGTTGTTGGTGAGCTTTTTGCTGGTTCAGTTAGCAGAGTTGGTGGAAGTGGTGGAAACTTGAATTTGCCGGGACAAGGGATGGAGACTATGTATAGGTTGAATGTTGGTGGTCCTGAGATTCAGTCCAATCAGGATCATGATCTTTGGAGAACCTGGGAAGTGGATTCTGGCTATATGATCACTGAAAATGCTGGGTCTGGAATTAAGAACAGTTCTAACATTACATATGCTTCCATGAATGATACTTGGGTGGCTCCTCTCCTTGTGTATGAAACTGCAAGGGCAATGTCCAACACTGAAGTCTTGGACAAAAGGTTCAACATGTCATGGAAATTTGAAGTAGATCCTGGCTTTGATTATCTGGTCCGTTTACATTTCTGTGAGCTGGTTTATGACAAGGCCAATGAGAGGATATTTAGGATCTACATAAACAATAGGACAGCTGCAGATAATGTTGATGTCTTCGTGCGTGCGGGAGGGATGAATAAAGCATATCACCAGGACTATTTTGATCCTGTGTCGTCGAGGATTGACACGGTTTGGGTTCAACTTGGTCCTGACACGGCTGCTGGTGCTGCAGGAACTGATGCTCTCTTAAATGGTCTGGAGGTTTTCAAGCTTAGTCGAAACGGAAATCTTGCCTATGTGGAGAGGTTTGACATAAGTGGCAATTCAGGAAGCAAATCAAAAGCAATAGCTGCTTGGGTGGGAGTTGGAGCAGGTGTAGCTTCTGTAGCTATAGTTGCACTTATAGTTGGTCTTGTTTTCTGTTTCTGTAAAAGCAGGAGGAAACAATCAAGCGATACCAAGAACAACCCTCAGGGTTGGAGACCATTGTTCCTCTATGGAGGGGCTGCTGTGAACAGCACTGTGGGTGCCAAAGGATCAGCAGGAACTCAAAAGCCTTATGGATCTGTGGGCTCAACCAGAGTTGGCAAGAAGTTTACATTGGCAGAAATCAATGCTGCAACAAACAACTTTGATGAGAGTTTGGTAATTGGAGTTGGAGGCTTTGGTAAGGTGTATAAGGGGGAGGTTGAAGATGGCGTTCCTGCGGCTATTAAGCGCGCCAACCCCCAGTCTGAGCAAGGCCTGGCTGAATTTGAGACAGAAATCGAGATGCTGTCCAAATTCAGACACAGGCATCTCGTgtccttgattggtttctgtgAAGAGAAGAATGAAATGATCTTGGTTTATGAGTACATGTTAAATGGAACTCTTAGAAGCCACCTATTTGGGAGTGATCTTCCTCCTCTATCTTGGAAGCAGCGCCTAGAAGTGTGCATCGGTGCTGCAAGGGGACTTCACTACCTTCACACAGGAGCTGACCGAGGAATCATTCACAGGGATGTCAAGACAACCAATATACTGCTAGATGAGAACTTTGTAGCCAAAATGGCTGATTTTGGGTTGTCCAAAGATGGTCCAGCTTTTGAACACACCCATGTTAGCACTGCTGTGAAAGGAAGCTTTGGCTATCTAGACCCTGAGTACTTCAGAAGGCAGCAATTGACCGAGAAATCAGATGTATACTCCTTTGgtgttgtgttgtttgaagttgTTTGTGCTAGAGCTGTCATAAACCCCACCTTGCCTAAGGATCAGATCAACCTTGCAGAATGGGCAATGAGATGGCAAAGGCAAAGATCACTTGAGACAATCATTGACCCTCATCTTAGAGGAAACTATTGTCCGGAATCATTGGCTAAGTATGGAGAGATCGCAGAAAAATGTCTTGCTGACGATGGAAAGAGCCGCCCCACCATGGGAGAGGTGTTGTGGCACTTGGAGTATGTCTTGCAACTGCATGAAGCTTGGCTCAACATGGACACCACAGAAACTTCCTTCTCTAGTAGTAATGCTTTGAGATGTCCAAAAGATGGAGGACTAGAAATGGTCCATGAGCCTTCAAATCAAGATGGAGAAGTTGGTTTTGATCACAAAAACACAGCTGAATCCGATTGA
- the LOC114387880 gene encoding uncharacterized protein LOC114387880 isoform X1, with protein sequence MRKPSSRSFLYTGLGTVHGEEVDEALEHICGIGDGRSERSHNRNIRVAMGSHHVVPRRRRSHQAGVKNGKNARSELGRGEEWWWRRWFLGLGISSIFTLMLWECLKRRRRKLPPAAMNGCWDRGEIIRMILLRKDPCSYEFPFKMVQSYQEMCFNNLVLNFN encoded by the exons ATGAGGAAGCCTTCTTCAAGATCGTTCTTGTACACAGGTCTTGGCACGGTTCATGGCGAGGAGGTCGATGAGGCTTTAGAGCATATTTGCGGAATTGGAGATGGGAGATCGGAGCGAAGCCACAACCGAAACATCAGAGTCGCGATGGGGAGTCACCATGTTGTGCCAAGACGGCGGCGAAGTCACCAAGCTGGAGTTAAGAACGGCAAAAACGCGAGATCGGAGTTGGGAAGGGGGGAGGAATGGTGGTGGCGGCGTTGGTTCTTAGGTTTggggatttcttctattttcactcTGATGTTGTGGGAATGTCTGAAACGGCGTCGTCGGAAATTGCCTCCTGCGGCGATGAACGGTTGTTGGGATCGGGGAGAAATAATCAG AATGATACTTCTCAGAAAAGATCCTTGTTCATACGAGTTTCCCTTCAAGATGGTGCAATCTTATCAGGAGATGTGCTTCAACAATCTCGttctcaattttaattaa
- the LOC114387880 gene encoding uncharacterized protein LOC114387880 isoform X2 → MRKPSSRSFLYTGLGTVHGEEVDEALEHICGIGDGRSERSHNRNIRVAMGSHHVVPRRRRSHQAGVKNGKNARSELGRGEEWWWRRWFLGLGISSIFTLMLWECLKRRRRKLPPAAMNGCWDRGEIISLTCGWPMGE, encoded by the exons ATGAGGAAGCCTTCTTCAAGATCGTTCTTGTACACAGGTCTTGGCACGGTTCATGGCGAGGAGGTCGATGAGGCTTTAGAGCATATTTGCGGAATTGGAGATGGGAGATCGGAGCGAAGCCACAACCGAAACATCAGAGTCGCGATGGGGAGTCACCATGTTGTGCCAAGACGGCGGCGAAGTCACCAAGCTGGAGTTAAGAACGGCAAAAACGCGAGATCGGAGTTGGGAAGGGGGGAGGAATGGTGGTGGCGGCGTTGGTTCTTAGGTTTggggatttcttctattttcactcTGATGTTGTGGGAATGTCTGAAACGGCGTCGTCGGAAATTGCCTCCTGCGGCGATGAACGGTTGTTGGGATCGGGGAGAAATAATCAG CTTGACATGTGGATGGCCTATGGGAGAGTAG
- the LOC114387879 gene encoding obg-like ATPase 1: MPPKSAKSKEAPAERPILGRFSSHLKIGIVGLPNVGKSTLFNTLTKLAIPAENFPFCTIEPNEARVNVPDERFEWLCQLFKPKSEVSAFLEIHDIAGLVRGAHQGQGLGNSFLSHIRAVDGIFHVLRAFEDPDIIHVDDTVDPVRDLEVITEELRLKDIEFMERKIEDIEKSMKRSNDKQLKIELECCQRVKALLEEGKDIRLGDWKAADIEILNSFQLLTAKPVVYLVNMTEKDYQRKKNKFLPKIHAWVQEHGGETIIPFSCALERNLADMPPDEAAKYCEENKTQSALTKIIKTGFSAINLIYFFTAGPDEVKCWQIRRQTKAPQAAGAIHTDFERGFICAEVMKFEDLKELGSESAVKAAGKYKQEGKTYVVQDGDIIFFKFNVSGGGKK, encoded by the exons ATGCCTCCCAAATCTGCCAAATCCAAGGAAGCTCCAGCTGAGCGACCCATCCTCGGTCGATTCTCTTCTCACCTCAAAATTGGCATT GTTGGCTTGCCAAATGTTGGAAAATCTACTCTCTTTAATACTCTCACCAAGTTGGCAATACCTGCTGAGAACTTCCCCTTTTGCACCATTGAGCCTAATGAGGCGCGGGTCAATGTACCCGATGAACGGTTTGAGTGGCTTTGCCAATTATTCAAGCCAAAAAGTGAG GTCTCGGCTTTCTTAGAAATCCATGACATAGCTGGATTGGTCCGAGGTGCTCATCAGGGGCAAGGATTGGGGAATAGTTTTTTATCTCACATCCGTGCTGTGGATGGCATTTTCCATGTTCTAC GTGCATTTGAGGATCCGGACATTATTCATGTTGATGATACTGTTGATCCAGTCAGGGATTTAGAGGTCATTACTGAAGAATTGCGGCTGAAG GATATTGAATTCATGgaaagaaagatagaagatatTGAGAAAAGCATGAAGAGGAGCAATGACAAGCAGCTAAAAATCGAGCTCGAATGTTGTCAAAGG GTGAAGGCATTGCTTGAGGAAGGAAAAGATATACGTCTAGGGGATTGGAAGGCTGCTGATATTGAGATTTTGAATTCCTTTCAGTTGCTAACTGCCAAGCCTGTTGTATACTTG GTTAATATGACCGAAAAAGattaccaaagaaaaaaaaacaagtttctGCCCAAAATTCATGCATG GGTCCAGGAGCACGGGGGTGAGACTATTATTCCTTTCAGCTGTGCCTTGGAAAGGAATCTTGCAGATATGCCACCAGATGAAGCGGCTAAGTATTGTGAGGAGAACAAAACTCAAAG TGCTCttaccaaaataataaagacTGGATTTTCAGCTATTAATCTCATTTACTTTTTCACAGCAGGACCTGATGAG GTTAAGTGTTGGCAAATTAGACGCCAAACAAAGGCTCCTCAAGCTGCAGGGGCTATCCATACTGATTTTGAAAGAGGATTTATTTGTGCTGAG GTGATGAAGTTTGAGGATCTAAAGGAACTTGGTAGTGAGTCAGCTGTGAAG GCTGCTGGAAAGTATAAACAGGAAGGGAAAACATATGTGGTCCAAGATGGAGACATTATATTCTTTAAGTTCAACGTTTCTGGTGGGGGCAAGAAGTAA